From the Trifolium pratense cultivar HEN17-A07 linkage group LG4, ARS_RC_1.1, whole genome shotgun sequence genome, the window taaatgaCCTTGACCCGACTAGTTAAAATTTATGGATCCGTCCGTGAGTGTGCCCTAAGTTATGTCagaatttttctcttctccTCATGATTGATGCTACTTCCATATCACGTGTTACGTTGAGAAGATCCACGGCTAAAAGGACCATCAGTAAGAACTAAGAAGAATCACCCAGCTGAAAACATCATAGGGAATCCTCGTGAAGGAGTAGTTACAAGATCCAGAGAACAAGTTGCAAACTCATGCTTCATATCaaaaattgaaccaaagaatgtcaATGAAGCATTAACTGATGAATTTTGGATCAATGACCAATCATAGAAAATTTAAATGATCATACAATTAGTTAATTAGAATACTCAACCTGGTGTGATTATCACTTTTATCCTAACATTTGGGAATGGGTCATTCATATATAGTAGATCTGTGCATATAAATGACTCccgtttttccatttttgtacTTGTATAAAAATTTTGGACAAGATTTTCAAAGTTTTTctactttaaattaaaaattaaaaaaaaatcgaaaaacaCATTtcgaaattttttttcaagtaaaaaaaattcaaaaccgcATTCCAAAAGATTTGTtcaagagtaaaaaaaaattgttaagataGAAAAGAAATACGACGTAACAAGAGAAATCTTCGTTATGTCCGAACAGAGTATAGAATGCAGTGGGTCATTTTGCCACGTGTTCtagtaaaaaacaagggggtttgtattattgatcaaatggtgtgattacactcagttcaatcccaacaaccctgggagtttaataagtcagaattccATCTTTTTACAAATGAgagtatggagctatttatagagcttctagtcttcttctccaagcaagggttcctaaaaatccggtccttagcatcttcttcggtggtatagcgtgaaaatagggatgagaaccttggtctccaagctatggcagttgcgagaagtttatttcttccttcttaagttagcggttgatacaaggaaggagaagatattttCAGTAACACAGAATCCACCCTTTTTGGCGTTGCCTTAGAGTTGCGGGTCACGCCTTAGCTTCTAATCGCCTATTGGGTATTTTAGGGTTTACTTGATTTGGGCTTATCATCCTTTTTACTCTAATTGGGCTTACTGGATATtttcttaagcccattgcccagtccacagccccccaagcacgaggtcCAAAGGAATGAAGTGCTTGAGTAGGATTCGAATTTTCCCTCTAAAACCTGTAGCGCGGGAGGAATTTCATCACGTTCCTCCCCACTTTCTGGCGCACGTTCTTGTACTCCTGGACCATATCTATCAACCGCTTCTCCATTCACTGATACCACGATGGGATATTTTCTCTATAAAATGGAGCATTTGATAGAATCAACTCGTCACATTCTCACCTGCTCTCTTGAAAGTTTTCCTTCTGCAGTATGTCTCCTAAAAGCCTTCCCTTTGAATGTGGTCAGTCTCCCGCTTCCCCCGTCATTAAACGACTCCGCCGTATGCTGAACCTGAGTACGGAGGACTTAATGGACGATTTTGGTGAATTTTCGGAGTTTGTCAAAGAACTTAATGAATATTGCTGGAGGTTGACCAAGGAAGAGAAACGTTTTCTTGACAGTGTGCTGCGTCTGGAGAAGGAACTGAAGGATAGTGCATCCTTTGTGATCGCTGTGGAAAATGTGAAGGAGTGCCACGCCGAAGTCACTGAAGCTGTTGACAGCCAGATAGAAATTACGAAAGAGACTATGGGTGTGCAAGAGGAAATCTTGGGGATATGCTTCAATGAGGAGCGCAGAGTGGATGATCGTCTGGCGATGCTGAAtaaggagatgaagccgctggtgaagaggaagagggctcttcaaggcgagaTTAGGGATGACATTGCTAAGTTGATTACCCGGCGCCATTCTTTGGTGGACCTTCTGGACAAACAAAGCGAACTAAGAGAGGATCTGAAGCCCATTGACGAGAatatggtgaaggcgaagagggtgaaacgggcattggaggaaatgcaccgtatcgccgttgccgatgctggtgaattggggagctctaccatgccatgaagtcttttgtttgctcatctttccgttttgtgcttttctttctagtatttgtaatttgcttccgcattttgggatctttgttattttcattctgtTTCTTTGCTTCCATTGTATTTCCTTGGTACGAATTTGAATATTTAAGCAATTTCCTTTCCTTATGTGTTGCTCTTCTGTTCTTTTTAGTACCGCCTCCCTTTGCAGTCTTCAATAaaaatgggtcaaattttgacTTCTTGGAAACGTAAAAGTGACATTTTTCGAGATAGTCAAAACTTGGTGGTTGCAACCGTTCAAGCATTTATTACTaccgttaataacgatgttaaggttaaaaattgactataaatatcacctGCTAAAACTCGAATTTTTATCatcttgttttgaatctttaaGATGGAAAATAATAATGCGAAAAAACCTGTTGCCAGAAGTACTCCGCCTCAGCGGAGGAAGAAAAAAGTTGAGGTTTCAACCTctaactccactcgctcccgaaggtctaaggatgtcaaaaaggtggaggttatcgttctttcctcggatacctccgattctggtagtggtgatgaggattacgtttcgtttctggagacctatgttcctcctgagcttcgtgcttcctcgtccagtgaagaagaggggtcccgggtcaccgtggaatccaagatgactttCCCTGAACCTGTGCAAAAGGATTCGGAGTCTGATTGATAGGATTTTAGGATTTCTCCATGTAGCCTTGGTTTCTCCTCGTTGTACTTTCCATTTTCtgctaataataaagattttctttcttgctttgaGTAGAATGCATTACTTTATGTCTTGTCTTGCTTTATTTCCTTGATTTTTGGCTTTTTTACGTTGGGCATTGTTTTGGATATCTTTGTTGCGCCCCCAAGGCGAATCAAGTTTTTGCTTTTTTGGCGAGATAATGCGTCCTGGCGTGGCCCTTCCTTTAAAGGCGTTATAGATAGTTACCTCGCCGGAGGGCGTGGTTTTTAACTgtctgacgataaatcttccaTGATTTATTCTTGAGATGCGCGCTTTGACACGTATTTAATCCGACGACGCGTGCGTTACCTCTTGCTTCAACTTCTAGACTTCAAACAGCCGAAAAGGTTTTTCTCTTTAAATAGTACCTCTGTTTCCTTCTCTTTACTTATTTCTTCTCGCAAATCCGTACTCTTTTTCGCATATCCTTCTTCGATTCTCCAGCAAGCCTTTGTTCAACGCTTCGTGTTAGGACGCTTCCAGTTCATTGCTCCAAGCTTTGTCAATTTCCTAAGGTATTCTTCTTTTATACCTTATTCCTTTTCGCCGGTTTGGTCTGTGTTGCGTAGGAACCCTAATTTTCTGATTTAGGTTTAGAAAgatggttattttgagggagtTAGACGATAATGAGGGGAGGGTTCCTATTTCTGCTCCTAGTTATctcgaatgggcgcaacaagttcgcgcccactatactagggctaacggTGTTCTTAATAGCCGAGGATTTTACTCGGAattatggggttttgatgttgggagtagtagtagtgatagtgatagtgatagtagtagtgctgatagtggtaatgacagtgattgcgtcataatctccccttcctctttcacaggaaagcggaagaatccttgtcgagatctggttgttgctggttatactcccgtcaccatggaagtttcTTCAAAGTATACCAGTACggaaatggtgaggagctttaggaaagccgtcaagCTTTCAGATCCCTCTCACGAAGACTCTATTATAACCGAACCCGTCGGAGAGGACGAGTTTGTATTTTCTAAGAATGACAACCCGCCGCATTATTTCTATCTTTATACCGGCGTGATCCAACCCCTCAACATTTGGTTGCCATTTACTTCCTTTGAGGCGGAGATATTGAAGGTTCTCAACGTTGCCCCTACCCAACTCCATCCTAATAGTTGGGCCTTTATCAAAGCCTATGAGGTAATGTGTTCCGGCTTCGAATTGGAGCCCTCAATTGgcgtttttttctctttctaccaCATAAAGAACTTGAAGCCGCATACTTTGGTCTCCCTTAGCAGTCAACCTAACCGTCGCCTTCTGAATCTATACGCTTCCAACTTCAAGAACTTTAAGAATTCTTTCTTTCGAGTTCGTAGTGCTGAGGAACTTTCTGACTTGATGTATGATGAGGTTGATGATCCTCTATTCCCTTTCTACTGGACTgataaccctaggcttatcaagggtGCTATCTTTGAGGCCTTAAGCGATTTTGAGCAGGAtaccgtcaacttccttgactccTATGCTCTTATGGATACCGCCGATATTCTtaggtgtgagggtaatagtgaagccctgacagagtatttacgtaagtaacgcatttggtatttttctacttctgtttaatgttgatctcgcctCATTATTAactcttgtgttttttttttgtctctttttaCTTTTGCAGAGAGAATGAGGACTATTTCTAATGAGGAGAGACTGGCATTCTTGGCTAAGGCTCGCCAGCAAAAAGCCAATCCTGTTGTCGCCGTGATTGATCCATTGAAAAAGCtgcaagtggaggaagctgctATGAAGGAAGGGCGGAGCAAGAAGAAGCATGAGGGGCGTATCCGTGTCGAGATCCCGGGAAAAACGGCCTCTGGAGCAGAGGAGAACGAGGGtgttgctcctcctcctcccaaaaaGCAAAAAGTTGAGAAGATTACTCAGAAGGCTGGGGGCGCTGACAAGGGCAAAGGCGCGGCTTCCAGTTCTTCTCAGCCTCCAGCTGAAACCGCTACGCCCCTTTCCTGGAGCTCCTTCGATCCTCTGGAGTTTATTGAGAGAGGAGTAACCATGGTGGGCGACATGACTCGCTTCACCGACACTTCGACGGAAGACCTAAGGAAGAAGGCCTTAGAGTATGAAGTCAAGGGTACTCTTCTTAATTATCTACTGACAAACCGCCAAGAGCAAGAGGTTATGGAGGCGAGGCAAAAAGtgaagatggttgatgataacctcgctgatattgagaagaggtatTCTGAAACTAAGGCGAAGCTGGAGGATGACATCAAAAAGTTGAAGGAAGAACGGGAGGGCGAGGCAGAGAGGCTGAGGAAAGAGTATGAGGAGAAGCTGGCCAAGATTAAAGAAAGCTATGCCGCTTCTGAGACCAAGCTTAAAGAGAATGCTGCTGCTCAGGACGAGAAACTTTCTAAGCTTTCCAAGGAGAAGGATGAGGCGGTACTGTCTGTTGGGACCTTAGCTGATGAGAAGGTAAGGTTGGAGAACGACATCAATGAGCTTCAACTCTGTGCAGCCAACCAATATGATGAAGGCTTCGCCTTTGCGATCGAGCAGGTTAAGTTGCTCTTTCCTGATTTGGATGCTGAGCGCCTGGGCGAGGCCGATGCAATGAAGCAGATAGTTGACGGAAAGCTCGTCCCTTATGTTCCTCCTCAGTGAATgaccttttttttgttgtaatagATTAAATTTTGCCCTTATGTGGCTTTTGTAACTATTCTGTATGCCCCTTTGTGGCCTGAACAATTTACCCTTTATTGGGTTTCTATTAATCCCTTTATTTGCAATGATCttctttcttcataattttGCGGATGAATTTTGCATTACGTTGTGAGGTAACGCCTTCTGTCATTCTCACCTTGGAAACTTTGTCCCTACACCGGTTATATCTTCAACATTCTATAATAATTGTGAATCGataaaaaatactttatacctgttgtcatttggcgttataatgaatcgccttgctttggttgtgtgtaagcttcttctggcggtgttgataatttcgcctttctttgctgtatctttttctgacgtacccaactcgtaagacttacaggtaacgccaaggctttgcaacctttttaatttttctttttctgacgtacccaactcgtaagacttacaggtaacgccaaggctttgcaacctttttaatttttctttttctaacgtacccaactcgtaagacttacaggtaacgccaaggctttgcaacctttttaatttttctttttctgacgtacccaactcgtaagacttacaggtaacgccaaggctttgcaacctttttaatttttctttttctgacgtacccaactcgtaagacttacaggtaacgccaaggctttgcaacctttttaatttttctttttctgacgtacccaactcgtaagacttacaggtaacgccaaggctttgcaacctttttaatttttctttttctgacgtacccaactcgtaagacttacaggtaacgccaaggctttgcaacctttttaatttttctttttctgacgtacccaactcgtaagacttacaggtaacgccaaggctttgcaacctttttaatttttctttttctgacgtacccaactcgtaagacttataggtaacgccaaggctttgcaacctttttaatttttctttttctgacgtacccaactcgtaagacttacaggtaacgccaaggctttgcaacctttttaatttttctttttctgacgtacccaactcgtaagacttacaggtaacgccaaggccttgcaacctttttaatttttctttttctgacgtacccaactcgtaagacttacaggtaacgccaaggctttgcaacctttttaatttttctttttctgacgtacccaactcgtaagacttacaggtaacgccaaggctttgcaacctttttaatttttctttttctgacgtacccaactcgtaagacttacaggtaacgccaaggccttgcaacctttttaatttttctttttctgacgtacccaactcgtaagacttacaggtaacgccaaggctttgcaacctttttaatttttctttttctgacgtacccaactcgtaagacttacaggtaacgccaaggctttgcaacctttttaatttttctttttctgacgtacccaactcgtaagacttacaggtaacgccaaggctttgcaacctttttaatttttctttttctgacgtacccaactcgtaagacttacaggtaacgtcaaggctttgcaacctttttaatttttctttttctgacgtacccaactcgtaagacttacaggtaacgccaaggctttgcaacctttttaatttttctttttctgacgtacccaactcgtaagacttataggtaacgccaaggctttgcaacctttttaatttttctttttctgacgtacccaactcgtaagacttacaggtaacgccaaggctttgcaacctttttaatttttctttttctgacgtacccaactcgtaagacttacaggtaacgccaaggccttgcaacctttttaatttttctttttctgacgtacccaactcgtaagacttacaggtaacgccaaggctttgcaacctttttaatttttctttttctgacgtacccaactcgtaagacttacaggtaacgccaaggctttgcaacctttttaatttttctttttctgacgtacccaactcgtaagacttacaggtaacgccaaggctttgcaacctttttaatttttctttttctgacgtacccaactcgtaagacttacaggtaacgccaaggccttgcaacctttttaatttttctttttctgacgtacccaactcgtaagacttacaggtaacgccaaggcttttcaaccttgtttaattttctttttctgacgtacccaactcgtaagtcttacaggtaacgccaaggcctttcaaccttgtttttggttcagcgctcacatctgagttgatctttaataaagattcagagctcaagtttgagataaccatttttgttgattcagagctcgtaacttaatcaggttgacgtATGTATTTTGACATATGCAAGAAGATGTAAActactaaaattttgaaattcaatgagcctcgataaaaaccccaGTTAAAGcaggggaaaagagtgtctcattgtctttttattcatttatgaaaacggttcttatacatcattaaaaatattgctaaaagaagagaatggttttacttattcttccacTAGCAACGTGATGCCCCGCGATTAGCTGTAGTAGAACTTTAAGTTTGCTACGTTCCACGTCCTGGGGAGGATTCTTTCTTCCATGGTCTCTAGacgatatgctcctccttcgaaagcttcttgcacccgaaaggggccttcccagtttgctgcgaattttcctcctttatcctttcccataggtCTTTTCAGCACTAGATCGCCCTCTTGGAAACTCCTttgtttgactctcgtattataacgcctagcggccctttgctttatggcgaattctctgaaatgcgctctttctcttctttcctcgatcatgtctaggttcTCTTCCAAAGCTCTGTCGTTTTCTTCCTGCGtcgtggtttctctgcgccaactaggaggatttatttccaccgggatcatcgcgTCTGATCCATAGACCATCGTGAATGGCGCTTCTcctgtcgaggattggggagtggtgtgatacgaccaaaggatgggtgagatgtgggctacccaagcttcgcctttgctatctagcctcctttttaaggctcttagtatcaccttatttgccgactctgcttgtccgttagcttgtggatgctccaccgatataaaggtgtttttgatCCATTTGCTTTGACAGAACTCTACGACCTTTTCGCTGGCGAACTGTGTACCGTTGTCGGATACGATATACTTGGGCAGtccaaatctgcagatgattttcttccaataaaagatttttacctgttccgccgagatgctggataccggttctgcttcaatccattttgtaaagtagtccacggcgacgatgatccatcgcgcttgtttatagCTAACTGGAAACGGACCCACGATATCtacaccccacatgaaaaagggcCATGGGGATAACACTGACTTTAGTGGCTCCCCCGGAACGTGATGCAGGTTGGCgtgtctttggcatttgtcacagtttcttacatacatggcggtatcatcatgtatatctggccaataaaatcctgctcttaatatctttcctgctagtgctcttgaaccgatatgactaCCGCACGATCCCTCGTGAACTTCAGACATGATGCGCTTGGCTTCTTCGGTACTGACGCATAAAAGGAGGGGGGACGCAAATCCCCTTTTGTATAGCTTATCCCCTACcattgaataccatgccgccactttcttcaattttaaagccttttccctttctttcgggagttcatccttttggaggtatCGGATAATGGGTGATCTCCAGTCTTCCTCTTCTATTACCATCATTACCTCTTCCCCGTTgatgctgggagtttttatggtctcttggataacggttctatggcttcctggttttttggtgctcgccagctttgacaatagatctgctctcatgttttgttcgcggggaacgtaaactaattcgaacgaatcgaaatgcttagctaggttttgcaccttctccacgtatttgattaactgcggctccttcgtttgaaacttccctgatacttggttggttaccagttgggaatcactcatggcccttagctcttttacctccatatcgcttgctaacttcattcctgctatcaaagcctcgtattccgcttggttgttgctagctttgaaggcgaaacgtagtgattgttctatcataacgccatccggtccttccagtactattccggctccactccctcgcacattggaggccccgtcaactgagagtgtccaaaacgccgttttctctgttgttggcggagtagacatttccaatacaaaatcagctagtctttgtgacttaatggcccctctaggcgagaaggtgatgtcaaattctGATAATTCAACGGACCACGCTACCATCCTCCCTGCCAAGTCTGGCTTtcggaggacgttcttgatGGGGTAATCTGTTCTAACAACTACCTGGTGGCTTTGAAAGTACTGCCTTAATTTTCTGACTGTGACAACTACCgcgagagataacctctctattctTTGATACCTTGTTTCTGCTCCCCTCAGGGTTCTACTTACGAAGTATATAGGTTTTTCTTCGCCCTCTATTTCCTGAACTAGAGCTGTACTCATGGCTCTATCCGAAACTGCGAGATATAGGTAAAGggtgttacctggtaatgggcgtgtCAAGATGGGTGGTGATGCTAGGAACTCCTTTAGTTGTCTGAAGGCTTCTTCACATTCTGGTGTCCAGGagaatctctcattttttctaagggatgcgaagaagtggaaacccttttcGCCCGCGCATGATAGAAATCTGGATAGTGccgctattctgcctgtcaaggtTTGGActtctttcacggatgtagggctcctcatgtctatgatggcttggcatttttcggggttagcctctattcctctgctggtgagcataaACCCTAAGAATTTTCCGGCTTGTACTCCAAAGGAACACTTCGTTGGgtttagtctcatgttgtactttcttactgatcccatgatgtccaacagatcatcatcatggcgacttccctcggaagtttttactaccatgtcgtcgatatatacctctaaattcttccctatttgctcagcaaaaaccctgtccatcaacctttggtatgttgctcccgcattcttcaatccaaaaggcatgacgttgtaaaaatagttgcaggtattcgacataaaggctgtatggcaggcgtcggaggggttcatctttatttgattgtatccggagtaggcgtccataaaactcagcatcttgcaccccgaggcgccatcaattaacctgtctatgttgggtaggggatatggatctttgggacacgccttgtttaagtctgtgaagtccacgcacattctccacttcccgttggcctttttcaccatgacgacgtttgccaaccatgaggggtattttatttcttcgatgaatccCGCTTCCTTTAGTTTCTCTACTTCTTCTGCTATAGCGACTCGTCTTTCTTCTCccaccttcctttttctttgggaaactggttttgtgctgggtgatattgaaagtttatgtgttatcaccccttcgtctatccctggcatatctgaaGGCTTCCATGCGAATAGATCAGCgttatccttcaagattttgatgattcgtctCCTCTCTTCGCTGGGAAATGCTGTTCCCAAGCTGGTTGTCTGGTGTGGGTCATCGCCAATTTGAACctgctccaggtcttctataggACTTACCCTTCGATCTTGAAATTCCTCCCTCGGATCCATATCTGCGCTCTCTATGATGTTTATGCCGCCTGGAATTGCGGCTTGTTTTCTTTCGAATTTTCCGCTTGCACTGGAAGTTCGGTGTCGTATCTTTAAGCTGGACTCATAGCATTTCTTGGCGAGAATCTGATCGCCCCTTACTGTTCCTACTCCCCCATTCTCAagggggtattttattgctaggtatagagtggacatggccgcccctaaTGTGTTAAAGGCGGGccttcctataataatattataggaggtaaaaggagttttaactacCAGGTATCGCACCTTGATAGTTTTGGCGTTGCTGCCTTCTCCAAACGTGGTAAGAAGAGAGGCATAGCCCATTACATCCACTTGTTCGCCAGAGAACCCAACCAGGGTTCCGGAGTATGGCTGCAGTTGCTCTTCTGCcaattgcatggccttgaaagcttcccagtacataatgTCCGCTGAACTCCCTGAGTCTATCAATACCCTTTTTACGtcacagttcaaaatttggacttgtatcactAATGGATCATCGTCATGAGGTGCTACCTCCATACCATCCTTTGCAGTGAACGCCAAATCTGGTACGTCTAATGGCTGGGGTTGACTTACGAGGTATATTTCCGAGATGGCTCGGCGTACATAccttttccttgctgagcttgattcGCCCCCGCCTGAGAATCCTCCCGCTATTGTATTCACGGAGATTCTCCCCTTGGGAGGCACTCTATTTGGCCCAGGAGGGTCTCGTGGCTCCTGTCGGGGGACTTTTGGCACGACAACCCGCCCTTGGGCGGCGTCGTCAATGAATTTGCGAAGGTGTCCGCTTTTTATCAGCTCTTCGATTAAATCTCTTAAGCGGAAGCATTTTTCTGTGGAGTGACCTCTACACCTGTGATATGCGCACCAGGCGTTATCGTCCAGCCCCATGGGGATGTTACTGGTTCTCCTTGGGGGGAGGTTTGCCAAACCAGTGGCCAGAATCTCATTTAAGACGTAAACCTTTGAGGCGTTTAATGGCGTGAGGTCTTCATTGGCGGGATGATTCCTGAATTCTCTTCTGGGCGGTTGGCGGTAGGGCTTCCCATGATGCCTCTGCCATGGGTCTCCTTGGTGGCCACCCGATTTTGGTCGTGGGTGTTCGGGCGCTCTAGTGGCACGGCCcacgtattccttctccttaacgtctctttgccttttctcggcgttactttcttcgccctttatataacactccgccctcttgttcacctcttgcattgacgaggctggcttttgggctaaggattcattgaaatgtcccgctcttagcccattgtggaaggctgccacgaacatctcctgatttggatttgagactttgatggtggcttcgctaaatctggcgaggaagttacgcaatgactcgccatggttttggcggatggagaaaagactggttgatgtgactttcacgtgtttcgatccagcgaactggtgaataaattttttatgaaagtcagcataactctcaattgagtttcttggaaggttcatgtaccaacgcagggcgacatccttgaaggtgccggctagtaatttacactttagatgttccggagcattgattatggcggtttgtgtcccaattgccatcaggtgctcccttggatccgtctttccgtcgaaggtaggaaggtgaggaaccttgattgtttc encodes:
- the LOC123922617 gene encoding uncharacterized protein LOC123922617, coding for MGLDDNAWCAYHRCRGHSTEKCFRLRDLIEELIKSGHLRKFIDDAAQGRVVVPKVPRQEPRDPPGPNRVPPKGRISVNTIAGGFSGGGESSSARKRYVRRAISEIYLVSQPQPLDVPDLAFTAKDGMEVAPHDDDPLVIQVQILNCDVKRVLIDSGSSADIMYWEAFKAMQLAEEQLQPYSGTLVGFSGEQVDVMGYASLLTTFGEGSNAKTIKVRYLVVKTPFTSYNIIIGRPAFNTLGAAMSTLYLAIKYPLENGGVGTVRGDQILAKKCYESSLKIRHRTSSASGKFERKQAAIPGGINIIESADMDPREEFQDRRICQG